Part of the Methanolobus chelungpuianus genome is shown below.
TATCCTGTGGTCGCTGGGTATGGCTATAGGCATCATCCTGATCTACCTGACTCCCGGGTATGCGCCGGACCTGATGACCTACCTTTTCGGGAACATACTTACGGTGCCGCTCTCTGACATTTACCTCATGCTGGCTCTTGATGCGGTCATTATCCTGGTGGTCTATGCCTATTATAAGGAATTCATGTCCCTGTGCTTTGACGAGGAGTTCGCCACGGTGGCAGGGATCAATGTGGAGCGCCTTTATCTCTTACTGCTCTGCCTGATAGCACTGACGATAGTCCTGCTCATCAAGGTGGTGGGAATAATCCTTATAATAGCACTGCTTACCATGCCGGCTTCTTTGAGCAGCCATTATACGAAAAACCTCAGAAAGATGATGTACATGTCCATGTTCCTTGGCGCGCTCTTCAGCATTACCGGCCTGGCACTCTCATATATCTATGACGTGCCTTCAGGGGCCACTATCATCCTTGTGATGTCAGCAGTGTACCTGCTGCATTTTGTGTACCATGCTGTCAGGCCAAGGATCGTACGTGCCTGATGCTGTCCTATTCGCTGCTCTCGCCCAGCAGCTCTTTCATTTTCTCAAGGACCATTACTGCATCCTGTCTCTTGATGTCCGCTTCATGCTCCCTGCAGTAATCAAGAAGTTCTGCTGCTTTCTGTTGAGGTATGATCCCATTCCTGGCGGCCTCTTTTGTTAACCAGAAATAGTTTCTCTCTGCGTAGTGCATCCTCTTGGCAAGGCCTGTCAGCCCGGTGCAGCTTTCCTGGTCAATTATGCCTTTTGCGGAAGCAGCCAGCAGTGTCTCTCTTATGTTCACCATGGGGCTTGAGACGGGCTCAAAGGTGTCCGGATTGGTTGCCACTGCAACTTCGTCATCATCCTCGATCACCCCGTCCCTGTACCATTCATATATCCTTCCCACTCCTATCATCCCGTGAACGTCAAGCTCCGAGGCCCTCAGGGCTCCCATGCTGCACCCGCCCACCACTGTCACCCCCTCATCCATCGCCCTGATTATCTCCTTGTGGGCAACGGCTGCACGGCTGAAGAAGACCCCGTCAATGATGCCGACCAGCGTGTATCCTGCCCTGACTGCTTCTTCCATGTTCCCCCGGAACACCGGCGGACGGTAGTCAATGCCGAGTATCTTTCTTGCTTCCTCGTGGCTGATGCTCGTGCCTGTGAACACCAGCGCTTTCCTGGGACTGCTCATTTCCTGGGCCTCTGTCTCCAGGGTCTTTCCTCCGGAGATAGTTTCTTTTTCTTTCCTGCCCTTAACCGGCTTCCCATCCTTTCCCTGTCAAGGGTGTACATCTCGAAGGCAGGTACTACGGCCCTGATCACCGGGATGGGTATGCTCTTCCTTGACAGGTCCACTATTGCTGCTATATCCACAACATTACGAAGCTCCTGCAGGACTGTTCCGATATTCTCAGCAGGACTGCTTCCCGAGAGATCCTCAATATCGCTCACAGCGACCTTTTCTCCCTCGTCGTACCAATACCTGTTCATGCGCCTGATCCTGTCATAGCCGATCTGCCTGACAAAGTTCTCGCGGTCGGTATCCTCGCGTGCTCCGTGTATCTGTACCACCCTGGACTGGGCTGCTTCCGTCAGTGCTCTTTTCACTGCAATTTCCGGCTTAAGGTGGGCCCCCGCTCCCATAACAAGCAGCGCAGCATCCCTGAGCTTTATGTCATCAGTGGCTGCAACAACAGTGGTGACCCGGGTGTCGTGGGGCAGTAACCATAGCCTGACATCGACTTCATTGTCCCGGAACCTGCGCAGCAGTTCATAGTTTTCCCCGTCTTCCGGTGTAAGTATGATCTCTTTGCCGGGGGACCGGTTATACTCGGCAATACTCAGGGCGTCCCTCTCGATCACTTCCAGCAGGCCATGGAGGATCGCTTCTTCGGGCGTGTTGCCCGCAGCAAGGCCGTTGGTATTGGACCTGAACAGTTTTGCAGCTCTTCCGGGTGCGTTATATGGATGGAAGACCGCATTTGCAGGGACAGCGACCTCTTCGTTTCTGAGGAGGTCCCATCCGGTCGTCCATTCCACCAGGTGCTCCGGGGTGTAGGCTTCGGACAGAAGAAGGGATACTGGATCGACTGCAGCGCCCCTGGCAGAAGCTCCCTCGAATGTATCAATGAAGTAAGGAGAAGAGATGTCTTCCTCTATGTCCTTGTTCAGGCCGCTTCTCTCGGCAAGGCATCTTTCATAACTCTCCATCATTGCGGATATACGTGCCTGGTTCTCATTGCTCCCTTTTCCCGAATATACGGAAATAGCTCCCTCTGCGGCACTCGGCCTGACAGTTGTGATCACGGGTATGCCTATCCTGTCAAGGTCCGTTATGCCTGCAACCCGGGTAACCCCTATCCTCTCAAGTTTGCTCTTTGCATTTTCAAGGGTGGCTTCCTCACTGAGCACCCGTTGTGTGCCCTTGATGTATCGGAGCGATCTGTCTATTGTTATCTCTGGCATGTTTAGGCAGAGTTTCCTGCAGGTATTAATTTCTTACGACAATGTATGCACTCAGAATTCTGGAGGCTCTTTCCTTTCATCAGTCTGCACAGGGATATATTTATATATAAGCTTCGCTAATTTTAAAGTTCCATCGGATAGGCGTATAAAATATCAAATATATATTTGAAGTGCTTATCTGGTCAAATAAGTAAAACGAGAGACAGGAGGAATCATGAGAGACCAAAGTAAAGCTAAGACCAGATCTGACAATGTCGGGTGCTTCCTGGAAAGGTTCCATACAGTTGTGGATGGTGTTTCACCGGATAATCTCAGCGATGAGGATATGGATCTCTGCCGCTTCATGATAGGCGGCCTGCAGGCGAAGTAAGCCTGCAAAACTATTTTTATTTTCTTGACGTAGGAAGCCCTATGTACGATGTTCATTCCATCAGGGAAGACTTTCCGGTACTTAAAGAGGTTATCTACCTGGATAATGCAGCCACCACTCAGACACCTGTACCTGCGGTCAGGGCAATGGAAGAGTACTTTTTCAGGTATGCGGCCAATCATGGCAGAGGAGCTCACAGGCTTGCCCGCGAGACCACCAATCATTATGAAGATGCCAGGGAGACTGTGGCAAACTTCCTGAATGCAGATGTGAAGAAGACCATCTTCACCGGGAATGCAACCGAGAGCGTAAATACCGTCGCAAGGGGCTTCCCCTGGGAAGAGGGCGACCACATCATTGTCACTCTTGTGGAACACCATTCCAATCTTCTTCCCTGGATGCGGCTCAGGGAGCATGGAGTGGATCTCACCATCGTCAGACCTGACATCACAGGTGTTGTTGATCCGGAGGATATCAGCTCTGCAATTACCGGGAGGACGCGCCTCATAGCTGTCACACAGGTCTCCAATGTTTTTGGTTCCGTACAGGATGTCGGCAGGATTGTTAAAGCAGCTCACAGGGAAGATGTGAGGGTGCTGGTGGATGGTTCCCAGTCCACAGGCCACATGCCTGTGGATATTGGTTCATTGGATCCCGACTTCTTTGTGGCCCCGGGACATAAGGGTCTTCTGGGACCGCAGGGCACCGGTATCCTCTATATCCGGGAGCCGGATATGATAGAGCCGATGTTCCTGGGCGGGGGAATGGTACGCGCGGTGTCTGACTCCGGTTATGAGATAGAGGCAAGTCCTGCAAAGTTCGAGGCCGGAACTCCCAACATGCCCGGTGTCATCGGGCTTGGAAGGGCAGTGGAATATGTGAAGGGTATCGGTGTGAAGAAAATAGAGAAGCATGAGCTTATGCTTGCGAGGGACGCTGCCCGCAGGCTTGCGGCAATAGAGGGAGTTGAGGTCTACGGTCCCACTGACAGGTCCTCCGTTGTGCCTTTCAATGTCACGGGCATGAATGCGCATGATGTTGCCATGATACTTGACCAGACAAAGAAGATATGCGTGCGCAGCGGTTACCACTGCGCTATCCCGGGGATCGATTTCCTGGGGGTGGACGGTACCGTCAGGGCTTCGTTCGCATTATATAACACCCAGGAGGAGGTCAATAAGCTCGTTGAGACCGTCCTGAACATAGCCGCATTCGTTGCATGAGGACTCCCGGCATGTGGCTGGCGATGAGAAAGCAAAAAGTTATTATGGGCAGGTTATATTTATATAATTACAAAGCTGGCTTACATACCAGCATATCTTACTGATACATCTTATTTCATCAAAAGAGGGGCTACAAGTGACCAAGGACATGCTGCTATGGGATGAGACCATATTCAGGAACGGTGAGGTTCTTGAACTGGACTACCTTCCTGAGTATTTTGCTCACAGGGACTCCCAGATGCAGGCCCTCAAGTTCAGCCTCAGGCCTGCGATGCGGGGGATGAGGCCCGTGAACTGCCTTGTCAGGGGTCCTCCCGGAACAGGGAAGACCACCGCTGTCCAGAAAGTGTTCAACGAGATGAAAGAGCACACAGAGAACGTGGTCTTTGCCAAGATAAACTGCCAGATAGATTCCACCCGCTTTGCGGTAGTGTCCCGGATATATGAGAAGCTTGTCAATATCAAGCCGCCTACATCCGGTGTTGCTTTCAGGAAGCTCTTTGAGAAGGTGCTCAAGCAGCTTGTGGACAGCAATAAGATACTGGTAGTTGCCCTTGATGATATTAACTATCTTTTCCATGAAGGACATGCTGATGAGGTCATGTATTCCCTGCTGAGGGCCCATGAACAGTATCCCGGGGTAAAGGTCTCTGTCATTGCCATCATCAGTGACGTGGGAACTTCCTACAACTTCGATCCCAGGGTAGGTTCCGTGTTCTTGCCGGAGGAAATAAACTTCCCCAGGTACGGGCCGGATGAGATAAGGGATATCATCAGGAACAGGATACAGCACGCTTTCTTCCAGAACGTTGTGCCTGATGAGGTATGCGAGCGTATAGTGGAGTATGTAAGCACCACAGGCGATCTCAGGGTGGGCATCGATCTTCTCAGGCGCTCAGGCCTGAATGCCGAGCGCAGGGCGAGCCGTACCATTTCCATCGAGGATGTCGAAAAAGCCTATGATGCATCCCGCCTCATATATCTCTGCCGCAGCATCCGCTCCCTGTCAGAGCATGAGAGGACCCTGCTTGGCCTGATAGCAAAGGGCGGCGACCTGCAGACCGGTGACCTTTACAAGTCCTTCCACGAACTTACCGGGCTTGGGTATACGCGCTTTTACGAGATCATCGAGAAGATGAACTCTTCCCAGTTCCTTGATGCCGATTTCTCCGGGAAGGGCATGCGAGGCAGAACGCGGGTCATAAAGGCAAGATACGCTCCGCAGGATATACTGAAATGTCTTGAGTGATCCTTGTCTGCGGGTCTTTGCCTGCAGAACAACGAAACTGCAATCAGTGAGTATTTTGATGCCGCTCTTTGGGGCCGCTTAAAAAAGAAGGTGCAGCGCAGAATGATCTGCGCTTTAGATTGTTTTCACTTACCTTACACTTACATGTCCATGCCGGGCATTCCGCCTGGTGGCATGTTTGGCACCATGTCAGCACCGGATGGGCCTGCAGGTCCCTGTCTGGATGCGATGATATCGTCGATCCTGAGGATCATGACTGCGGATTCTGCAGCAGCGTTGATCGCCTGGGTCTTTACCCTGAGTGGCTCAACTACGCCGGCTTCCCACATGTCGATGACCTTGCCCTCGTAAACGTTAAGGCCTGCAGTCTTCTGGCCCTTCTCGTGGTGTGCACGGAGTTCCATGAGCATGTCTATGGGGTCAAGACCTGCATTCTCTGCAAGGGTCCTCGGGATTATCTCAAGGGCTTCTGCGAATGCCTTTACAGCAAGCTGCTCTCTGCCACTGAGGGTTGATGCGAATTCCTGGAGCCTGAGTGCGACCTCTACTTCAGGGGAGCCGCCGCCGGCTACGAGCTTCTCGTCCTCGATGGCAACGCCGACCACTCTGAGGGCGTCGTTCAGTGCCCTTTCGATGTTGTCGATCACATGCTCTGTGCCGCCGCGCAGGAGGATGGATACTGCCTTGGGGTTCTTACAGCCAGTGACAAAGGTCATCTCGTCGCCGCCGATCTTCTTCTCCTCAACGAGTGCAGCGTTACCGAGGTCTGCCTGTGTGATCTCATCAAGGTTTGTAACGAGCTTGCCGCCGGTCGCCTTGGAGAGTTTCTGCATGTCGCTCTTCTTGACACGCCTTACTGCAAATACGCCTGCCTTTGCAAGGTAGTGCTGTGCCATGTCGTCGATACCCTTCTGGCAGAAGACCACATTAGCACCGCTCTTTGATACCTTGTCGACCATGTCCTTAATCATCTTCTCTTCCTGGTCAAGGAAGGACTGGAGCTGTTCAGGGGATGTAATGGATATCTCTGCATCGACCTCTGTATCCTTGAGCTCGATGGCAGTGTTGATGAGAGCGATCTTTGCGTTCTCAACTTTCTTTGGCATGTTGGTGTGGACACGTTCCTTGTCGATGATCATGCCCTCGATGAGCTGTGACTCTTCTATGCGGGCACCGACCTTCTTCTCGATCTTGATGTTGTCCATGTCGACCTTGTTGTCCTCGTCAACAATGCTTGTAATGGCTGAGACGACGATGTTTGAAAGCACGTCTTTGTTTGCCTCTGCACCCTTGCCGGTCATTGCAGTGCCGGAAATGCTCATAAGAACGTTCCTGTCTGCTTTTGTGACCGACCTTGCCAGTGTCTTGACAATACCGCCGGCCTTCTCGGATGCGAGCCTGTACCCGGATGCAATGATGGTGGGGTGGATGTCCTGGTCGATAAGCTCCTCGGCTTTCTTGAGGAGTTCTCCTGCAATGACTGCTGCAGTGGTTGTTCCGTCCCCTACCTCTGCGTCCTGGGTCTTTGCAACCTCTACGATCATCTTTGCTGCAGGGTGCTCGATATCCATCTCTTTGAGAATGGTTGCACCGTCATTGGTGATGACGACATCTCCGAGGCTGTCGACAAGCATCTTGTCCATACCCTTGGGACCAAGTGTTGTCCTTACAGCTTCAGCGACTGCCTTTGCAGCCATGATGTTGTTGCTCTGAGCTTCTCTGCCTCTTGTTCTCTGGCTTCCTTCTCTTAATATGAAAATCGGCTGTCCAGCCATCTGTCCTGCCATTTATTTCTATCCTCCTGTTATTGGAAATTATGGAATGATTATTAATTCCTGACGTTTTCTAATGAATGTTGTTCTATATAATCGTATCGGTGCTCCCGGATAATGTACCGGAACAGCTGCTTGAGCTAAAATGAACAGCAAACCCACTCAGGGAATGATCGGGTCAATTGAAAAAAGTAGGAAAAAAGAGTGAGTTGAACTCACTTGACAAGCGCTTTCGGAGATCTCTGCATGAATCTCCTCTTGGTGCCGTTTGAGGCGTACCTCTGTGCCGGACCCGGATGAGCCTTGATCTCTTTTGATTTCTGCACTTTTATCGTTCTACCCTTGCGGCCTTTTACCTTGACCCATTCAATACTGCCAGTCTTACCCATTATAAGTCCTCTGTGAAATTTGATTATGAGATAAACAAGATAAGCAATGATGCCTAACAGGACCAGCCATATCAATATTAAGGCTGTCTATTCTCGTTCTAAGTTTACCCTTAGATGTGATGCTTGTTATTAAACCTTACGGGAATATATAATCGATGAGAAGAGGATATTAAACCGGCTCCTGCCCCTAACTCAAATTTGGTGACAGGCTCCGTAACTTAAAACCCGTTCAGGTCTTTGTCCTTGAATTAAAATGAGTTGTACCTCCTGATTTATCTTTCAGACATGGATTCACACCGATTTACACGGATTAAGATGGCATGGATTTCTAAACCAGTGATTTTTGAAATCCATGTTCACCCGCGAACATCCATGTCTCAGGAGAGATCGCGAAAAGTATCAGTCTAAATGTAAAAGAAGACGGTATTTCCAGATCCGAATCAAAATCTTATGTTTTCAGAACACCACAATTGCTTTTAAGCCGGAGCATCTATGCAGGTATGCGTTCCGCATATCCCGCAGGAGTTGGTCACCATAGGCAAATCAATAGACGTACAGATGGAATTAGCAGCAGAGGAACTGAGATTGCTGCAGGCGTATCCAGACGAGGAGCTCATTTCGATCATCAGGGAGGTAGGCTTCCGGTGTGACCTTTGCGCACGTTGCTGCACCCGGGAGTTCAATGATCACGTATTCCTGCTGGAACAGGATCTGAAGGTGATCAGGGAAACAGACCCTGGCGTCATCGAGCCTGCACCATATTACGAGCTATGTGACCAGCACGGGAACTTTTACGTTTCCGGCTACGCGTTAAAGATACAGGACGACGGCTCATGCATCTTCCTTAATGAGAAGCGATGCAGGATATACGAACAGCGCCCACTCATATGCAGGCTTTATCCCTACATGTTGCACCTGGAGGCCGACGAGGACGGTAATGTCGGGTGGAGGCAGATAAGCGGCCTTGACCTTCATGGGTGCTATCACAACGAGATAAGCGACGAGGAGTGTGAGGCGATCGCAAGGGAAGTCAGGTCATATGAGGAAGCTTTCCTGCACCAGAAACTGGA
Proteins encoded:
- a CDS encoding metal ABC transporter permease codes for the protein MLEILQYGFMRNAIMAAILASIACGIIGVYVVVKKVASLSGGISHASFGGIGLGYYLGVNPMYGLVPFSLLSAIAMGITSKRTKVAEDTAIGILWSLGMAIGIILIYLTPGYAPDLMTYLFGNILTVPLSDIYLMLALDAVIILVVYAYYKEFMSLCFDEEFATVAGINVERLYLLLLCLIALTIVLLIKVVGIILIIALLTMPASLSSHYTKNLRKMMYMSMFLGALFSITGLALSYIYDVPSGATIILVMSAVYLLHFVYHAVRPRIVRA
- a CDS encoding TfuA-related McrA-glycine thioamidation protein produces the protein MSSPRKALVFTGTSISHEEARKILGIDYRPPVFRGNMEEAVRAGYTLVGIIDGVFFSRAAVAHKEIIRAMDEGVTVVGGCSMGALRASELDVHGMIGVGRIYEWYRDGVIEDDDEVAVATNPDTFEPVSSPMVNIRETLLAASAKGIIDQESCTGLTGLAKRMHYAERNYFWLTKEAARNGIIPQQKAAELLDYCREHEADIKRQDAVMVLEKMKELLGESSE
- a CDS encoding YcaO-related McrA-glycine thioamidation protein — encoded protein: MPEITIDRSLRYIKGTQRVLSEEATLENAKSKLERIGVTRVAGITDLDRIGIPVITTVRPSAAEGAISVYSGKGSNENQARISAMMESYERCLAERSGLNKDIEEDISSPYFIDTFEGASARGAAVDPVSLLLSEAYTPEHLVEWTTGWDLLRNEEVAVPANAVFHPYNAPGRAAKLFRSNTNGLAAGNTPEEAILHGLLEVIERDALSIAEYNRSPGKEIILTPEDGENYELLRRFRDNEVDVRLWLLPHDTRVTTVVAATDDIKLRDAALLVMGAGAHLKPEIAVKRALTEAAQSRVVQIHGAREDTDRENFVRQIGYDRIRRMNRYWYDEGEKVAVSDIEDLSGSSPAENIGTVLQELRNVVDIAAIVDLSRKSIPIPVIRAVVPAFEMYTLDRERMGSRLRAGKKKKLSPEERPWRQRPRK
- a CDS encoding cysteine desulfurase, with translation MYDVHSIREDFPVLKEVIYLDNAATTQTPVPAVRAMEEYFFRYAANHGRGAHRLARETTNHYEDARETVANFLNADVKKTIFTGNATESVNTVARGFPWEEGDHIIVTLVEHHSNLLPWMRLREHGVDLTIVRPDITGVVDPEDISSAITGRTRLIAVTQVSNVFGSVQDVGRIVKAAHREDVRVLVDGSQSTGHMPVDIGSLDPDFFVAPGHKGLLGPQGTGILYIREPDMIEPMFLGGGMVRAVSDSGYEIEASPAKFEAGTPNMPGVIGLGRAVEYVKGIGVKKIEKHELMLARDAARRLAAIEGVEVYGPTDRSSVVPFNVTGMNAHDVAMILDQTKKICVRSGYHCAIPGIDFLGVDGTVRASFALYNTQEEVNKLVETVLNIAAFVA
- a CDS encoding ORC1-type DNA replication protein, yielding MTKDMLLWDETIFRNGEVLELDYLPEYFAHRDSQMQALKFSLRPAMRGMRPVNCLVRGPPGTGKTTAVQKVFNEMKEHTENVVFAKINCQIDSTRFAVVSRIYEKLVNIKPPTSGVAFRKLFEKVLKQLVDSNKILVVALDDINYLFHEGHADEVMYSLLRAHEQYPGVKVSVIAIISDVGTSYNFDPRVGSVFLPEEINFPRYGPDEIRDIIRNRIQHAFFQNVVPDEVCERIVEYVSTTGDLRVGIDLLRRSGLNAERRASRTISIEDVEKAYDASRLIYLCRSIRSLSEHERTLLGLIAKGGDLQTGDLYKSFHELTGLGYTRFYEIIEKMNSSQFLDADFSGKGMRGRTRVIKARYAPQDILKCLE
- the thsA gene encoding thermosome subunit alpha → MAGQMAGQPIFILREGSQRTRGREAQSNNIMAAKAVAEAVRTTLGPKGMDKMLVDSLGDVVITNDGATILKEMDIEHPAAKMIVEVAKTQDAEVGDGTTTAAVIAGELLKKAEELIDQDIHPTIIASGYRLASEKAGGIVKTLARSVTKADRNVLMSISGTAMTGKGAEANKDVLSNIVVSAITSIVDEDNKVDMDNIKIEKKVGARIEESQLIEGMIIDKERVHTNMPKKVENAKIALINTAIELKDTEVDAEISITSPEQLQSFLDQEEKMIKDMVDKVSKSGANVVFCQKGIDDMAQHYLAKAGVFAVRRVKKSDMQKLSKATGGKLVTNLDEITQADLGNAALVEEKKIGGDEMTFVTGCKNPKAVSILLRGGTEHVIDNIERALNDALRVVGVAIEDEKLVAGGGSPEVEVALRLQEFASTLSGREQLAVKAFAEALEIIPRTLAENAGLDPIDMLMELRAHHEKGQKTAGLNVYEGKVIDMWEAGVVEPLRVKTQAINAAAESAVMILRIDDIIASRQGPAGPSGADMVPNMPPGGMPGMDM
- a CDS encoding DUF5350 domain-containing protein, producing the protein MGKTGSIEWVKVKGRKGRTIKVQKSKEIKAHPGPAQRYASNGTKRRFMQRSPKALVK
- a CDS encoding YkgJ family cysteine cluster protein is translated as MQVCVPHIPQELVTIGKSIDVQMELAAEELRLLQAYPDEELISIIREVGFRCDLCARCCTREFNDHVFLLEQDLKVIRETDPGVIEPAPYYELCDQHGNFYVSGYALKIQDDGSCIFLNEKRCRIYEQRPLICRLYPYMLHLEADEDGNVGWRQISGLDLHGCYHNEISDEECEAIAREVRSYEEAFLHQKLEFFKAARKYFQKHGLKHVQSVYDREMRKINKGGQAKVFVFCNGGFEERMARE